The genomic window CGGCGCCGCGCCCACCGTCTGGCGACGGTAGCTACCGTGCGCCCGTCGCGATGCTGCGCCCGAGCGTGGAAGCCAGAGTTCGAACAAGCCTAGCATACAACACAGCTCAAAAATTTACATCGGAAACAAAGTCGCTCCGAGGATGGTAAAAAACAAGGCCACCACGCCCATGGCGGTCATCATCGGCGTGACCGTTCGCAACCCTTCCCCTTCGGTCATACCGCTCATTTTGCAGATCACCCAGAAGCCGCTGTCGGTCATCCACGAGATCGGTTTGCTGCCGGCCCCGATCGCCAATGCCAAGTAGACCGGATGGAAGGGCAGCGTGTCGCCGGCGGCCAAGTCCTGCAGCAGCCCGGCCGCGGTGATCATGGCGACCGTCGCCGAGCCCTGGATGGTTCGGATCGCGGCGGTGACCAGAAAGGCGATCACCAGCACCGAGACGCCCGAGCCGCCTTGCACCAATTGGCCGATGACCGTGGCGATGCCGGCTTGCCGTAGCATGGCCCCAAAAGCGCCACCCGCGGCGGTGATCAAAATAATGGTGCCGCCACCGGCCAATGCTCTCTGCACCGCGCGATTGCGTTTGGCTCGCGAATCAGGATCGCTCCGCGACATCGCACTCAGTAGCAGCAGCGCCGCGACGGCGGAAATTCCCAAAGCCACATTTTTGTCGCTGATAAATTCCACCAGCGGATGTTTGCCGACCAGCATCCGGTAGGCGGTGCCGATCCCGATCAACAGCACCGGCAGCACGATCGGTAGCAGCGACCACAGCAGCGGCGGTCGCGGCGAATCCTCGGCCGAATCCCCGTTTTCGGCCTGGCCAGCGTTGCCGTCGGTTTCCACCAGTGGCCGCAGCGGAACGGTCACCAGCCGATTGATCAGCCGCGCGATTGCCAGCGAGACCACGCTGCTGCAGGCGCAGACGGCTAGGCCCGTCAGCATCAAGGTAGCCACGTCGATCTGTAGGGTGTCGGCGACTTGCAGCGGTCCCGGCGTCGGCGGGATCAGCGAATGCGCCAATGAGCCGCCGGCCAGGATCGCCAGAATAAACAACACATAGTCCCCGCCCAGTTTCCGTCGCAGCGTGCGGGCTAGCGGAACCATCAGGTAGAACACGGTGTCGAAGAACACCGGGATGCCCAGCAGGAAAGAGCTGCACATCAGGGCTTCGGGCGCCCGTCGCGGACCGACCACCGCCAACGCACGGTCGATGATCGTTTGCGCGGCGCCGCTTTCCAGCAGGCACACGCCGATGATGCTGGCCATGGCAATCAAAATGCCGACATTGCCAGCGGTGGAACCAAACGCGGACGCCAACCGGCTGGCGGGTCCACTGGCGACAAAAGCCTCCGCCGCGCGAGGCGTCCACTTTTCGGCTTCGATCTGTTGTTGGGCGAACTGTTGTAAATCGTATTGCGGGGTCATCGCGGCGACCAGCAAGCCGGCGCCTAACAACGC from Roseimaritima ulvae includes these protein-coding regions:
- a CDS encoding GntP family permease; this translates as MIWIQVGVAIAVVLVAVLWLRLHALLALLGAGLLVAAMTPQYDLQQFAQQQIEAEKWTPRAAEAFVASGPASRLASAFGSTAGNVGILIAMASIIGVCLLESGAAQTIIDRALAVVGPRRAPEALMCSSFLLGIPVFFDTVFYLMVPLARTLRRKLGGDYVLFILAILAGGSLAHSLIPPTPGPLQVADTLQIDVATLMLTGLAVCACSSVVSLAIARLINRLVTVPLRPLVETDGNAGQAENGDSAEDSPRPPLLWSLLPIVLPVLLIGIGTAYRMLVGKHPLVEFISDKNVALGISAVAALLLLSAMSRSDPDSRAKRNRAVQRALAGGGTIILITAAGGAFGAMLRQAGIATVIGQLVQGGSGVSVLVIAFLVTAAIRTIQGSATVAMITAAGLLQDLAAGDTLPFHPVYLALAIGAGSKPISWMTDSGFWVICKMSGMTEGEGLRTVTPMMTAMGVVALFFTILGATLFPM